A window of Brachybacterium fresconis contains these coding sequences:
- a CDS encoding DMT family transporter, with protein MTAPQDNVVHDRPPVAKTASVGLFVLFTVLAGTLGPMQSAVNGRLGTDLGDGHLASIVSFGSGLLLMLVIILPRTSTRRAFLALPGQFRRGSIPWPNFFAGLCGAMIVLSEGISVGALGVATFQTALISGMVISGVVCDRLGIGIPFKQALSVFRLIGAVLAVVATVLVVSPNFETPHALALIVLPFAGGLLAGWQPAGNSNIGKLAGSMLVSITWNFLIGFLFLTVAFIIRMGTGHASFALPDTWWMYLGGPLGLASIGLMAILVRRLGLLLLALSSTAGQLVGSIVIDSLLPGMGVVHVVTILGALVALCASAIAMIPSKHVRDESGARQLTAHDGIEPSSEEVSS; from the coding sequence ATGACCGCACCTCAGGACAACGTCGTCCACGATCGACCGCCCGTCGCGAAGACCGCATCCGTCGGCCTCTTCGTCCTGTTCACCGTGCTCGCGGGCACCCTCGGTCCAATGCAGTCCGCTGTCAACGGGCGGCTCGGAACCGACCTCGGCGACGGTCACCTCGCCTCGATCGTCTCCTTCGGCAGCGGCCTGCTGCTGATGCTCGTGATCATCCTGCCCCGCACATCGACGCGCCGGGCATTCCTGGCCCTGCCCGGGCAGTTCCGCCGCGGCTCCATCCCCTGGCCGAACTTCTTCGCCGGCCTGTGCGGCGCGATGATCGTCCTGTCGGAGGGCATCTCCGTCGGCGCCCTGGGGGTCGCGACCTTCCAGACCGCCCTGATCTCCGGCATGGTCATCTCCGGCGTGGTGTGCGATCGCCTCGGCATCGGGATCCCCTTCAAGCAGGCGCTGAGCGTGTTCCGGCTCATCGGTGCGGTGCTCGCCGTCGTCGCGACCGTCCTTGTCGTATCGCCGAACTTCGAGACCCCGCACGCGCTCGCCCTGATCGTCCTGCCGTTCGCGGGCGGCCTGCTCGCCGGCTGGCAGCCCGCCGGCAACTCGAACATCGGCAAGCTCGCCGGATCGATGCTGGTCTCGATCACCTGGAACTTCCTCATCGGTTTCCTGTTCCTGACGGTCGCCTTCATCATCCGGATGGGGACCGGACATGCGAGCTTCGCTCTTCCCGACACCTGGTGGATGTACCTCGGCGGGCCTCTCGGCCTCGCCTCGATCGGCCTGATGGCGATCCTGGTCCGTCGCCTGGGCCTGCTGCTCCTGGCGCTGTCCTCCACGGCGGGCCAGCTCGTCGGGTCGATCGTCATCGATTCGCTGCTGCCCGGGATGGGCGTCGTCCATGTCGTGACCATCCTGGGCGCCCTGGTGGCGCTGTGCGCGTCGGCGATCGCGATGATCCCCTCGAAGCATGTGCGGGACGAGAGCGGGGCACGGCAGCTGACCGCGCACGACGGGATCGAGCCGAGTTCGGAGGAGGTGAGCTCATGA
- a CDS encoding glutamine amidotransferase, which translates to MAKVLLAGESWVSATIDHKGYDPFPHTQVEIGCAQLLEDLRGSGHDVTHLRSHDVAEFFPLTREELDVYDVVLLSDIGANTLLLPPQVFDQGRPAPNRLHLLRDWVRDGGGLMMAGGYLSFQGFGAKANYAGTAVEEVLPVDIHRWDDRVESPQGVQGRLTGTEHPVVSGLDETWPILLGYQELVAKPDATVLAEVEGRPLLAVRSVGAGRTLAFASDVSPHWAPQEFMEWDGYATLFGQAITWLAAEDPDEVA; encoded by the coding sequence ATGGCGAAGGTGCTGTTGGCAGGAGAGTCGTGGGTCAGCGCCACGATCGACCACAAGGGCTATGACCCCTTCCCGCACACCCAGGTGGAGATCGGTTGCGCACAGCTTCTCGAGGATCTGCGAGGCAGCGGACACGACGTCACACATCTGCGCTCGCACGACGTGGCCGAGTTCTTCCCCCTCACCCGCGAGGAGCTCGATGTCTACGACGTCGTCCTGCTCTCGGACATCGGTGCCAACACCCTGCTGCTGCCTCCCCAGGTCTTCGACCAGGGCCGCCCGGCCCCCAACCGTCTGCATCTGCTGCGCGATTGGGTCCGCGACGGCGGCGGGCTGATGATGGCCGGCGGCTACCTCTCGTTCCAGGGCTTCGGTGCCAAGGCGAACTACGCGGGCACCGCCGTCGAGGAGGTCCTGCCCGTGGACATCCATCGCTGGGACGACCGGGTGGAATCTCCGCAGGGTGTCCAGGGACGGCTCACCGGCACCGAGCATCCCGTCGTCTCCGGGCTGGATGAGACCTGGCCGATCCTGCTCGGATACCAGGAGCTCGTCGCCAAGCCGGACGCGACCGTCCTCGCCGAGGTCGAGGGCCGCCCGCTGCTCGCCGTCCGCTCCGTCGGTGCCGGGCGCACCCTCGCCTTCGCCTCCGACGTCTCGCCGCACTGGGCCCCGCAGGAGTTCATGGAGTGGGACGGCTATGCGACGCTGTTCGGCCAGGCCATCACCTGGCTGGCCGCAGAGGACCCGGACGAGGTGGCATGA
- a CDS encoding LacI family DNA-binding transcriptional regulator, translating to MSISAVAREAGVSTSTVSRFLKGELRLSAETEARIREAMTATGFSLPRRRVQHLALVIPELSNPYFAQLTQAVTDAAHHRDLEVSVLVSDGLEARERRIVAKCARGGGLGIDAVVFVSMTGSGALLAEVPDDFPFVTLDERLDGELTEHRSFVGADNFEGAYQATTFLLSRGHRRIAHVAGPGHLGSARDRLRGYLRAVRDAGLEVDPQLVLEGTYSEPFGAHALSRILRLEDRPTAVFAASDVVAVGMAAAAPMHGIRIPQDLSLVGFDGIEQGSWVTPRLSTVVQPLEEIARHALDLVDAANDGAEPTAHVLPMELRIAESVAAPPSAP from the coding sequence ATGTCGATCTCCGCCGTCGCCCGGGAAGCGGGCGTGTCGACGTCGACGGTCTCGCGCTTCCTGAAGGGGGAGCTCCGACTGAGCGCGGAGACCGAGGCGCGCATCCGCGAGGCCATGACGGCCACGGGGTTCTCCCTCCCCCGCCGCAGGGTGCAGCACCTGGCGCTGGTCATCCCCGAACTGTCCAACCCGTACTTCGCGCAGCTGACGCAGGCCGTCACGGATGCAGCGCACCATCGTGACCTGGAAGTCTCTGTACTGGTTTCGGACGGGCTCGAGGCCCGTGAACGCAGAATCGTGGCCAAGTGCGCCCGCGGCGGCGGCCTGGGCATCGATGCCGTCGTGTTCGTCTCGATGACCGGGAGCGGAGCGCTGCTGGCCGAGGTCCCCGACGACTTCCCGTTCGTGACCCTGGACGAGCGACTGGACGGAGAGCTCACCGAGCACCGCTCGTTCGTCGGCGCGGACAACTTCGAAGGCGCCTATCAGGCGACGACCTTCCTGCTCAGCCGCGGGCACCGACGTATCGCGCACGTCGCCGGCCCGGGGCATCTCGGATCGGCGCGCGATCGCCTGCGCGGATACCTGCGAGCAGTGCGCGACGCCGGACTCGAGGTCGACCCGCAGCTGGTGCTCGAAGGGACGTACTCGGAGCCCTTCGGCGCCCATGCCCTCTCCCGCATCCTCCGCCTCGAGGATCGGCCCACCGCGGTCTTCGCCGCCAGCGACGTCGTCGCCGTCGGCATGGCCGCGGCCGCACCCATGCACGGCATCCGCATTCCGCAGGATCTTTCGCTGGTCGGTTTCGACGGCATCGAGCAGGGCTCCTGGGTCACGCCGCGCCTGAGCACGGTCGTCCAGCCGCTCGAGGAGATCGCGCGCCATGCGCTGGACCTCGTCGACGCCGCCAATGACGGTGCCGAGCCGACGGCGCACGTCCTGCCGATGGAGCTGAGGATCGCCGAATCGGTGGCAGCGCCGCCCTCAGCGCCTTGA
- a CDS encoding M20 family metallopeptidase, which yields MLDPVALASDLVRISSPSGDGEGMRGVQQHTADLIRERMPAARIRTGGEARPWTLISVGPDAPSPLFACHTDTVPVGDAQQWSHDPLGGEHDDEHLHGRGAVDMKGGLAAASAALVGAATRGAGGHMLLTADEEIGSLGAQDAGDVLANLDLTGIIIPEATNLSVRCSHRGACWLRLIARGQAAHGSAPERGVNAVLRLAAAVGPALETAPLRHDEVLGAETASIGTFHGGDATNIVPAAATATLDLRTVAASTPLLEHWRQVGGIDEVETILDLAALNTDNDAAFVRALPAPVDPAPVTYFTDGSVLQGFRPDVPIVVWGPGDPAQMHSVDERLELAQLATAADLFERVLLSRR from the coding sequence TTGCTCGATCCCGTCGCCCTGGCCTCGGATCTCGTCCGCATCTCCAGCCCGTCGGGGGACGGCGAGGGGATGCGGGGAGTCCAGCAGCACACCGCCGACCTCATCCGCGAGCGCATGCCCGCCGCTCGCATTCGCACCGGTGGCGAGGCCCGCCCTTGGACCCTGATCTCCGTCGGTCCGGACGCCCCGTCTCCCCTGTTCGCCTGCCACACGGACACCGTCCCAGTCGGCGATGCGCAGCAGTGGTCGCACGACCCTCTCGGCGGGGAGCACGACGATGAGCACCTGCACGGGCGAGGTGCCGTGGACATGAAGGGCGGACTGGCCGCGGCGTCGGCCGCTCTGGTCGGTGCCGCCACCCGGGGCGCCGGCGGGCATATGCTCCTCACCGCCGACGAGGAGATCGGCTCGCTCGGCGCCCAGGACGCCGGTGACGTCCTCGCGAATCTCGACCTGACCGGCATCATCATTCCGGAGGCGACGAACCTCAGCGTGCGATGCAGCCACCGCGGCGCGTGCTGGTTGCGGCTGATCGCCCGAGGCCAGGCGGCACACGGTTCTGCCCCGGAGCGCGGGGTCAACGCCGTGCTCCGCCTCGCCGCGGCGGTGGGTCCCGCGCTGGAGACCGCTCCGCTGCGCCACGACGAGGTGCTCGGCGCAGAGACCGCCTCGATCGGCACGTTCCATGGCGGTGACGCCACGAACATTGTTCCCGCTGCGGCCACTGCAACTCTGGATCTGCGGACCGTCGCCGCATCGACTCCTCTGCTCGAGCATTGGCGGCAGGTCGGGGGCATCGACGAGGTCGAGACGATCCTCGATCTCGCGGCGCTGAACACCGATAACGATGCGGCCTTCGTGCGGGCGCTGCCCGCGCCGGTCGATCCCGCGCCGGTCACCTACTTCACCGACGGCTCCGTGCTGCAGGGGTTCCGCCCGGACGTGCCGATCGTCGTCTGGGGGCCGGGAGACCCGGCACAGATGCATTCCGTGGACGAGCGGCTCGAGCTCGCCCAGCTGGCGACCGCCGCGGATCTGTTCGAGCGGGTGCTGCTCTCAAGGCGCTGA
- a CDS encoding LacI family DNA-binding transcriptional regulator, producing MPRATTPRRVTIYDVAERAQLSHQTVSRYFRAPEGLRPATRERVSAAVTELGYSPNPLARSLRTGRSKRLMVVVPELTSSPARVLAGASDAARGAGFTLDVVGLTGDADERTDRLAELARTGRPEAILSLIPLAADAQEACAPVPLVVVGELDDAMRGIGELSDASPVLEFLRELSTLGHRRFLHITGDLDFASARARRDAYLTGIESQGLEDLGVVDGDWSAASGYEAIAAIDAARPPTAVIAANDVVAGGVVQGARERGWTIPEDLSVTGWDNLPLSGLLSPTLTTVEVDHEGVGVRAMQRLLERLSGAASAVPASEPVNTVIWRGSTGPVAGH from the coding sequence ATGCCGCGTGCGACCACTCCGCGTCGCGTCACGATCTACGACGTCGCCGAGCGCGCCCAGCTCTCCCACCAGACGGTCTCTCGATATTTCCGGGCTCCCGAAGGGCTCAGGCCGGCGACCCGCGAGAGGGTCTCCGCGGCCGTGACCGAGCTCGGATACAGTCCGAACCCTCTGGCCAGGTCTCTGCGCACCGGACGGTCGAAGCGTCTGATGGTGGTGGTCCCGGAGCTCACGTCCAGCCCCGCACGTGTGCTCGCCGGGGCGAGCGACGCCGCCCGAGGGGCCGGTTTCACGCTCGATGTCGTCGGCCTCACCGGAGATGCCGACGAGCGGACCGACCGTCTCGCAGAGCTCGCGCGCACCGGTCGTCCGGAGGCGATCCTGTCCCTGATCCCGTTGGCCGCTGATGCGCAGGAGGCATGCGCGCCCGTTCCTCTGGTGGTCGTCGGGGAGCTGGACGATGCGATGCGCGGTATCGGAGAGCTCAGCGACGCCTCCCCCGTCCTCGAGTTCCTCCGCGAGCTCTCAACGCTCGGACACCGCCGCTTCCTGCACATCACCGGCGACCTCGACTTCGCCTCCGCGCGGGCGCGCCGGGACGCCTACCTGACCGGTATCGAGTCGCAGGGCCTGGAGGATCTCGGGGTCGTCGACGGGGACTGGAGTGCCGCCTCCGGATATGAGGCCATCGCCGCGATCGATGCCGCCCGGCCGCCGACGGCGGTCATCGCGGCCAACGATGTGGTGGCCGGCGGGGTCGTCCAGGGAGCTCGGGAGCGGGGATGGACGATTCCCGAAGACCTGAGCGTCACCGGCTGGGACAACCTGCCGCTGTCCGGTCTTCTCAGCCCCACCCTCACCACGGTCGAGGTCGACCACGAAGGGGTCGGGGTGCGGGCCATGCAGCGCCTGCTCGAGCGGCTTTCGGGGGCCGCGTCGGCCGTGCCGGCTTCGGAGCCGGTGAACACGGTGATCTGGCGCGGGTCGACCGGCCCGGTCGCCGGGCACTGA
- a CDS encoding ABC transporter substrate-binding protein, producing MISRRRLLTAAGTLGAFGTLAACGPNADSGDSAGVRIYWWGGDLRNTMTREALDLFSESQPDIAVAPEYSEWTGYWDKLATQTAAGDAPDVMQMDESYIDSYGTRSSLLDLETISDLLDLSDMDEDMLETGRLADGTLVGAPLGIGILSVGVNPEILEQAGIEMPDDTTWTWDEFADLCTQVSEWAAAAGEDIIGLDFFGTNASELAMWARQSGEQLFPREDETSISKDTIVSFLEYALELVEKDAVSGPSAQVEDAAAGVEQGRFATNRSAFHFQFHTQIQTFQASSGSPLKLLRVPARTSGDPQMVNKASMYWSISADTANPEDSATLIDFLLRDPEAAKILKIERGVTAFPELQTEIEPVLSDNEMVSLDFARDLQDEVVKPPLVTPSSGVGFGDEFSRLAEESLFGGRPPSDIAEEILAQLETMQPER from the coding sequence ATGATCAGCCGACGCCGACTTCTCACCGCAGCAGGCACCCTCGGGGCGTTCGGCACCCTGGCGGCATGCGGCCCCAACGCCGACAGCGGCGACTCCGCGGGCGTCCGGATCTACTGGTGGGGCGGCGATCTCCGCAACACCATGACCCGCGAGGCGCTCGACCTGTTCTCCGAGTCCCAGCCCGACATCGCGGTCGCCCCCGAGTACAGCGAGTGGACCGGCTACTGGGACAAGCTCGCCACCCAGACCGCCGCGGGAGACGCTCCGGACGTGATGCAGATGGACGAGTCCTACATCGACTCCTACGGCACTCGCAGCTCTCTGCTCGACCTCGAGACCATCTCGGACCTGCTGGACCTCAGCGACATGGACGAGGACATGCTCGAGACCGGGCGCCTGGCCGACGGCACCCTGGTCGGCGCGCCCCTGGGCATCGGCATCCTCTCCGTCGGTGTGAACCCGGAGATCCTCGAACAGGCCGGGATCGAGATGCCGGACGACACCACGTGGACGTGGGACGAGTTCGCCGACCTCTGCACGCAGGTCAGCGAGTGGGCCGCCGCTGCCGGTGAGGACATCATCGGCCTGGACTTCTTCGGGACGAATGCGTCGGAGCTGGCGATGTGGGCGCGGCAGAGCGGCGAGCAGCTGTTCCCCCGAGAGGACGAGACCTCGATCAGCAAGGACACGATCGTCTCCTTCCTCGAGTACGCGCTGGAGCTGGTCGAGAAGGACGCGGTTTCGGGCCCGTCGGCGCAGGTCGAAGACGCGGCCGCGGGCGTCGAGCAGGGCCGGTTCGCCACCAACCGCTCCGCCTTCCATTTCCAGTTCCACACCCAGATCCAGACCTTCCAGGCCTCCTCGGGCTCCCCGCTGAAGCTGCTGCGGGTGCCGGCCCGCACCAGTGGCGATCCCCAGATGGTCAACAAGGCCTCGATGTACTGGTCGATCTCGGCCGACACGGCGAATCCGGAGGACTCCGCGACGCTCATCGACTTCCTGCTGCGCGACCCGGAGGCCGCCAAGATCCTCAAGATCGAACGGGGAGTCACCGCGTTCCCCGAGCTGCAGACCGAGATCGAGCCGGTCCTGTCGGACAACGAGATGGTCTCGCTCGACTTCGCGCGGGACCTGCAGGACGAGGTCGTGAAACCGCCGCTGGTCACTCCCAGCTCCGGAGTCGGATTCGGGGACGAGTTCAGCCGGCTCGCCGAGGAGTCCCTGTTCGGCGGTCGACCGCCGTCGGACATCGCCGAGGAGATCCTCGCCCAGCTCGAGACCATGCAGCCCGAGAGGTGA